Proteins encoded together in one Armatimonadota bacterium window:
- the trpD gene encoding anthranilate phosphoribosyltransferase yields the protein MTVAAVVEAIRKVVGREDLTEQEAWAAMGEVMDGAATPAQIAALITALRMKGETVDEVAGFARAMRERAQRITPAVDTLIDVVGTGGDRLSTFNISTTSAFVVAAAGGYVAKHGNRAVSRLSGAADVLEALGVRIQVPPEVVRRAIEDIGIGFLFAPLYHAAMKHAVGPRREIGIRTVFNILGPLTNPANAGYLVVGAYSPDLTEMMARVLGEMGARRALVVHGLDGIDEVSTVGPTRVSEWREGQVRTYVITPDDLGLPLAAPEAIAGGPPEANAAATEAVLRGERGPRRDIVLANAGAALLAAGLAGDWREGVALAARAIDAGAAYEKLQALRAHTRAATP from the coding sequence ATGACCGTGGCGGCGGTGGTGGAAGCGATCCGCAAGGTGGTGGGCCGCGAGGATCTCACCGAGCAGGAGGCGTGGGCGGCCATGGGAGAGGTGATGGACGGCGCGGCCACGCCGGCCCAGATCGCGGCATTGATCACCGCCCTGCGCATGAAGGGAGAAACGGTGGACGAGGTCGCCGGGTTCGCCCGGGCGATGCGCGAGCGGGCCCAGCGCATCACCCCGGCGGTGGACACCCTCATCGACGTGGTGGGCACCGGGGGCGACCGCCTCAGCACCTTCAACATCTCCACCACCAGCGCATTCGTGGTGGCGGCCGCCGGAGGCTACGTGGCCAAGCATGGCAACCGGGCCGTGTCGCGCCTGTCGGGGGCGGCCGACGTGCTGGAGGCCCTGGGGGTGCGCATCCAGGTGCCGCCCGAGGTGGTCCGCCGGGCCATCGAGGACATCGGCATCGGGTTTCTGTTCGCGCCCCTCTACCACGCGGCCATGAAGCACGCCGTGGGGCCGCGCCGGGAGATCGGCATCCGCACCGTCTTCAACATCCTGGGGCCGCTGACCAACCCCGCCAACGCCGGCTACCTGGTGGTGGGCGCCTACAGCCCGGACCTGACGGAGATGATGGCGCGGGTGCTGGGAGAGATGGGCGCCCGCCGCGCCCTGGTGGTGCACGGCCTCGACGGCATCGACGAGGTCTCCACGGTGGGCCCCACCCGGGTCAGCGAGTGGCGCGAGGGACAGGTGCGGACCTACGTCATCACCCCCGACGACCTGGGTCTGCCCCTGGCGGCGCCCGAGGCGATCGCCGGCGGGCCGCCCGAGGCCAACGCGGCGGCCACCGAGGCGGTGCTGCGCGGGGAGCGGGGGCCGCGGCGGGACATCGTCCTGGCCAACGCGGGGGCGGCGCTGCTGGCGGCCGGTCTGGCCGGCGACTGGCGGGAGGGGGTGGCCCTGGCGGCGCGGGCGATCGACGCGGGCGCGGCTTACGAGAAGCTTCAGGCCCTGCGGGCCCACACCCGCGCGGCGACCCCGTGA
- the trpB gene encoding tryptophan synthase subunit beta has product MTQVGARGRRGYFGPFGGRFVPETVIPALEELEGAFTRLRDDPGFQDRYRRYLRTYAGRPTPLFFAEGLSRALGRVRVYLKREDLLHTGAHKITNALGQVLLAQAMGKSRIIAETGAGQHGVATATAAALLGLQCVVYMGTEDMVRQHLNVVRMRLLGAEVVPVDAGSRTLKDAINEALRDWVTHVRTTFYVIGSVVGPHPYPTIVRDFQAVIGREARSQILEAEGRLPDVAVACVGGGSNAIGLFSAFRDDPVRLVGVEAGGRGLDSGEHAATLAAGRPGVLHGALTYLLQDDDGQVRATHSISAGLDYPAVGPEHAYLKESGRAEYVAVTDEEALEGFRLLARTEGILPALEPAHALGYLPRLVRDLPDGAVVLVGLSGRGDKDVEVVARAVGLEASASRHP; this is encoded by the coding sequence ATGACCCAGGTGGGAGCTCGGGGGCGGCGGGGGTATTTCGGTCCCTTTGGAGGGCGGTTTGTCCCCGAGACGGTCATCCCCGCCCTGGAGGAACTGGAGGGCGCCTTCACCCGGCTGCGGGACGACCCCGGATTCCAGGACCGCTACCGGCGCTACCTGCGCACCTATGCCGGCCGGCCCACCCCGCTGTTCTTCGCCGAGGGGCTCTCCCGGGCGCTGGGGCGGGTGCGGGTCTACCTGAAGCGGGAGGACCTGCTGCACACCGGCGCCCACAAGATCACCAACGCCCTGGGACAGGTCCTCCTGGCCCAGGCCATGGGCAAGAGCCGCATCATCGCCGAGACGGGAGCCGGCCAGCACGGCGTGGCCACGGCCACCGCCGCGGCCCTGCTGGGGCTGCAGTGCGTGGTGTACATGGGCACCGAAGACATGGTCCGCCAGCACCTCAACGTGGTCCGCATGCGCCTGCTGGGCGCCGAGGTGGTGCCGGTGGACGCCGGCAGCCGCACGCTGAAGGACGCCATCAACGAGGCCCTGCGCGACTGGGTGACCCACGTGCGCACGACCTTCTACGTCATCGGCTCGGTGGTGGGTCCCCATCCGTATCCCACCATCGTCCGCGACTTCCAGGCGGTGATCGGCCGGGAAGCCCGGTCGCAGATCCTGGAGGCGGAGGGGCGGCTGCCCGACGTGGCCGTGGCCTGCGTGGGCGGGGGGTCCAACGCCATCGGGCTGTTTTCTGCCTTCCGGGATGACCCGGTGCGGCTGGTGGGGGTGGAGGCGGGAGGGCGCGGCCTGGACAGCGGGGAGCACGCCGCCACGCTGGCCGCCGGTCGGCCGGGCGTGCTGCACGGCGCGCTGACCTACCTGCTGCAGGACGACGATGGGCAGGTGCGGGCCACCCACTCCATTTCCGCGGGCCTGGACTACCCCGCGGTCGGCCCCGAGCATGCCTACCTCAAGGAGAGCGGGCGCGCCGAGTACGTGGCGGTGACCGACGAGGAGGCCCTGGAGGGGTTCCGCCTGCTGGCCCGCACCGAAGGGATCCTGCCGGCCCTGGAGCCCGCCCACGCCCTGGGCTACCTGCCACGCCTGGTCCGGGACCTGCCCGACGGCGCCGTGGTCCTGGTGGGCCTGTCCGGGCGGGGGGACAAGGACGTGGAGGTGGTGGCCCGCGCCGTGGGGCTCGAGGCATCCGCGTCCAGGCATCCGTGA
- a CDS encoding DUF1646 family protein encodes MDVVVAIDLIILVLVLVLPLLLHRVEQNLEAFLFAMGLLSAAGAGVLSRPLVVAALTHPLPITAAVFLAGLVFHWTRNHLGTLLVRLRLVLPMRAVVAVVVTVLALLSSIITVIIASLVLVEVVSALGFRREDETRLVIVACMAIGMGAALTPVGEPLSTIATAKLGADFWFLLRLLGPWVIPGILALGGVVALLPLRYQGESLAETGPQETYRSVAARAVRVYVFVMALTLLGEGFRPLIDRYIIGLDARVLYWINTVSAILDNATLTAAEISPRMTPQQVRAVLLGLLISGGMLIPGNIPNIIAANRLGIRSRAWARWGVPLGVVLLVVYFATLFFIR; translated from the coding sequence GTGGACGTCGTCGTTGCCATTGACCTGATCATCCTGGTGCTGGTCCTGGTGCTGCCGCTGCTCCTGCACCGGGTGGAGCAGAACCTGGAAGCTTTCCTGTTCGCGATGGGGCTCCTCTCCGCGGCCGGGGCGGGAGTCCTGTCCCGGCCGCTGGTCGTCGCCGCCCTCACCCACCCGCTGCCCATCACGGCGGCCGTGTTTCTGGCGGGGCTGGTGTTTCACTGGACCCGCAACCACCTGGGGACGCTGCTGGTCCGCCTGCGCCTGGTCCTGCCCATGCGGGCGGTGGTGGCCGTGGTGGTGACGGTCCTCGCCCTGCTGAGCAGCATCATCACCGTGATCATTGCCTCCCTCGTCCTGGTGGAGGTGGTCAGCGCGCTAGGCTTCCGCCGTGAGGACGAGACCCGCCTGGTGATTGTGGCCTGCATGGCCATCGGGATGGGAGCGGCACTGACGCCGGTGGGCGAACCGCTGTCCACCATCGCCACCGCCAAGCTGGGGGCCGACTTCTGGTTCCTGCTGCGGCTGCTGGGGCCCTGGGTGATTCCCGGGATCCTGGCGCTGGGAGGCGTGGTGGCGCTGCTGCCTCTGCGCTACCAGGGCGAGTCTCTGGCCGAGACGGGACCCCAGGAGACCTACCGCAGCGTGGCGGCCCGGGCGGTGCGCGTCTACGTCTTCGTGATGGCCCTCACCCTGCTGGGGGAGGGGTTCCGGCCCCTGATCGACCGCTACATCATCGGGCTGGACGCGCGGGTGTTGTACTGGATCAACACGGTCTCGGCCATTCTCGACAACGCCACCCTGACCGCCGCCGAGATCAGCCCGCGCATGACCCCGCAGCAGGTGCGCGCGGTGCTGCTGGGCCTGCTCATCAGCGGGGGCATGCTCATCCCCGGCAACATTCCCAACATCATCGCCGCCAACCGCCTGGGCATCCGCAGCCGGGCCTGGGCGCGCTGGGGAGTCCCCCTGGGGGTGGTCCTCCTGGTAGTGTACTTCGCGACGCTGTTTTTCATCCGATGA
- the trpA gene encoding tryptophan synthase subunit alpha, with amino-acid sequence MSRLASVFAGLHRPALIPFLMAGDPDPERCIPLLRAAARAGDILEVGIPFSDPIADGPTIQRAGGRALRAGVTVAAALEIVRQVRQTADTPVVVLTYANPLLQFGVDRFCARARAAGVDGVVVPDLPVDEADLLIGSARRADLDTIFLVAPTTSDARLALAARHSRGFLYCVSLTGVTGARDALPPEAEALVRRARAVTSLPVCVGFGIATPQQAQALGRVADGVIVGSALVEAAERATDPVGAVEDLLGRLRGSLAAVSRGGPPLSGPAPPPDATG; translated from the coding sequence GTGAGTCGCCTCGCGTCGGTTTTCGCCGGCCTGCACCGCCCTGCCCTGATCCCGTTCCTGATGGCGGGCGACCCGGACCCGGAGCGCTGTATCCCGCTGCTGCGCGCCGCCGCCCGGGCGGGAGACATCCTGGAGGTGGGCATCCCCTTTTCCGATCCCATCGCCGACGGCCCCACCATCCAGCGGGCCGGCGGGCGGGCCCTGCGCGCGGGGGTGACCGTCGCCGCGGCGCTGGAGATCGTCAGGCAGGTGCGCCAGACCGCCGATACCCCCGTGGTGGTCCTGACCTACGCCAACCCCCTCCTGCAGTTCGGGGTGGACCGCTTCTGCGCCCGGGCCCGGGCAGCGGGTGTGGACGGGGTGGTGGTGCCCGACCTGCCGGTGGACGAGGCCGACCTCCTGATCGGCTCCGCCCGGCGCGCCGACCTGGACACCATCTTCCTGGTCGCGCCCACGACCTCCGACGCGCGCCTGGCCCTGGCCGCCCGCCACAGCCGCGGCTTTCTGTACTGCGTCTCGCTCACCGGCGTCACCGGCGCGCGCGATGCGCTCCCGCCGGAGGCGGAAGCCCTGGTGCGCCGCGCCCGGGCGGTGACGTCCCTGCCGGTCTGCGTGGGCTTCGGGATCGCCACGCCGCAGCAGGCGCAGGCCCTGGGGCGGGTGGCCGACGGGGTGATCGTGGGCAGCGCGCTGGTGGAAGCCGCAGAGCGCGCGACCGACCCCGTGGGGGCGGTGGAGGATCTGCTCGGGCGGCTGCGCGGCAGCCTGGCTGCGGTCTCCCGCGGCGGCCCTCCATTGTCGGGACCGGCACCTCCTCCCGACGCGACGGGGTGA
- the trpS gene encoding tryptophan--tRNA ligase — MTSRLDTQTQPARDEAPAVPVRVFSGIQPTGVIHIGNYVGALRQWVQLQAEYESYFCIVDLHAITVPYDPAEFPRRVLEAAAANIAAGIDPQRSVLFVQSHVHEHCELMWLLNVLTPLGQLERMTQFKEKSRYARRGVMAGLLNYPVLQAADVLLYKARLVPVGEDQVQHIELMRDIAERFNKQFGETFPLPEARLTKGARIMALNNPMVKMSKSVPGSYVALVEDPDSIRQKVRAAVTDPGPPAPGARLDDASPGVANLFTLLEVFAPDRYPEFADAYQKGTIRYSEMKQVLAEAIVKTFAPVRERYHELLRRPDDLRDILADGARRARPVAQATMEEVREKMGLRL, encoded by the coding sequence ATGACGTCACGGCTCGACACCCAGACCCAGCCCGCGCGGGACGAGGCCCCGGCGGTCCCGGTGCGGGTCTTCTCGGGCATCCAGCCCACGGGCGTGATCCACATCGGCAACTACGTGGGGGCCCTGCGCCAGTGGGTCCAGCTGCAGGCGGAGTACGAGTCGTACTTCTGCATCGTGGACCTGCACGCCATCACCGTGCCCTACGATCCCGCGGAGTTTCCCCGGCGGGTGCTGGAGGCGGCGGCCGCCAACATCGCCGCCGGCATCGACCCGCAGCGGTCGGTGCTGTTCGTGCAATCCCACGTGCACGAGCACTGCGAGCTCATGTGGCTGCTCAACGTGCTGACCCCGCTGGGGCAGCTGGAGCGGATGACCCAGTTCAAGGAAAAGAGCCGCTACGCCCGCCGCGGCGTCATGGCGGGGCTGCTCAACTACCCGGTGCTGCAGGCCGCCGACGTGCTGCTGTACAAGGCGCGGCTGGTGCCGGTGGGCGAGGACCAGGTGCAGCACATCGAGCTGATGCGGGATATCGCCGAGCGGTTCAACAAGCAGTTCGGCGAGACGTTCCCGCTGCCGGAAGCGCGCCTCACCAAGGGGGCGCGCATCATGGCCCTGAACAACCCGATGGTGAAGATGAGCAAGAGCGTGCCCGGCAGCTACGTGGCCCTGGTGGAGGACCCCGACAGCATCCGCCAGAAGGTCCGCGCGGCCGTCACCGACCCCGGGCCGCCGGCTCCCGGAGCGCGCCTGGACGACGCCAGCCCCGGCGTGGCCAACCTGTTCACGCTGCTCGAGGTGTTCGCGCCGGACCGCTATCCCGAGTTCGCGGACGCCTACCAGAAAGGAACCATCCGCTACAGCGAGATGAAGCAGGTGCTGGCCGAGGCCATCGTCAAGACCTTTGCCCCGGTGCGCGAGCGCTACCACGAGCTGCTGCGGCGCCCCGACGACCTGCGGGACATCCTGGCCGACGGCGCCCGGCGCGCCCGCCCCGTCGCCCAGGCCACCATGGAGGAAGTGCGGGAGAAGATGGGGCTGCGCCTGTAG
- a CDS encoding Na+/H+ antiporter subunit B, with protein sequence MTSLILSTAARFLLPLLLLFSLFLLATGHHEPGGGFVGGLVAAGAFTLYAIAYGVPATRMLLRVDSRLPVGVGLLIILASGAVALLRGQPLLTGQWWDFPLHAAARVTVGTPLIFDVGVYLLVVGTVLTIFMSLAEE encoded by the coding sequence ATGACGTCCTTGATCCTCTCCACGGCGGCCCGGTTTCTCCTGCCGCTTCTGCTGCTCTTTTCCCTGTTCTTGCTGGCCACCGGGCACCATGAGCCGGGTGGCGGCTTCGTCGGCGGACTGGTCGCCGCGGGGGCGTTCACCTTGTATGCCATCGCGTACGGCGTGCCGGCGACTCGCATGCTCCTGCGTGTGGATTCTCGCCTGCCGGTGGGGGTGGGGCTGCTCATCATCCTGGCCAGCGGCGCCGTCGCCCTGCTGCGCGGACAGCCGCTTCTCACCGGGCAGTGGTGGGATTTCCCGCTGCATGCCGCCGCGCGCGTGACGGTGGGCACGCCGCTGATCTTCGACGTCGGGGTCTACCTGCTGGTGGTGGGGACGGTCCTGACGATCTTCATGTCGCTCGCGGAGGAGTAG
- a CDS encoding phosphoribosylanthranilate isomerase, whose protein sequence is MTRVKICGITDPEAAQAAVEAGADAVGFVFAPSRRRVTADQAAAIAWSLPPFVARVGVFVDADRGRILEAVEACGLSAVQLHGDEPPELCAALPVPVIKAVRVSGGQSLQGLERYRVSAFLLDAYDPTRPGGTGRTFDWSLAAGVARVHRIVLSGGLTPANVAAALEQVRPYAVDVSSGVETDGRKDPAKIRAFVEAVRRWDAGGGGRR, encoded by the coding sequence ATGACGCGGGTCAAGATCTGCGGGATCACCGACCCGGAGGCCGCGCAGGCCGCCGTGGAGGCGGGGGCGGACGCGGTGGGCTTCGTGTTTGCCCCCAGCCGCCGGCGGGTGACCGCCGACCAGGCGGCCGCCATCGCCTGGTCGCTGCCGCCGTTCGTGGCCCGGGTGGGGGTGTTCGTGGACGCCGACCGCGGCCGCATCCTGGAGGCGGTGGAGGCGTGCGGGCTCAGCGCCGTCCAGCTGCACGGGGATGAGCCACCCGAGCTGTGCGCGGCGTTGCCCGTACCGGTGATCAAGGCCGTGCGGGTGTCCGGCGGGCAGTCCCTGCAGGGACTGGAGCGGTACCGGGTGAGCGCGTTTCTCCTGGACGCCTACGATCCGACCCGCCCCGGCGGCACCGGGCGCACCTTTGACTGGAGCCTGGCGGCCGGGGTGGCGCGGGTCCACCGGATCGTGCTCTCGGGAGGGTTGACGCCCGCCAACGTCGCCGCCGCCCTGGAGCAGGTGCGGCCCTACGCCGTGGACGTGAGCAGCGGGGTGGAGACCGACGGGAGGAAGGATCCGGCCAAGATCCGGGCGTTCGTCGAGGCGGTGCGCCGGTGGGATGCCGGCGGAGGAGGTCGCCGATGA
- a CDS encoding NUDIX domain-containing protein: protein MTMRPPAVRTLCLLRRDDQVLLLRRRRPPNAGLWNAVGGKVAPGEDPWAACVREVFEETGMRIARPRLRAVEFVSVRPASLLWVLLVFVAVAPPGEPVASDEGELHWVQVDAVPTLPVPVDLGLLWPILWDRDQVMTVRVDLEGEDASTMTRMAILGPADRARPLYPP, encoded by the coding sequence ATGACCATGCGTCCACCCGCGGTGCGCACCCTGTGCCTGCTGCGGCGGGACGACCAGGTGCTGCTGCTGCGGCGCCGCCGCCCGCCCAACGCGGGTCTGTGGAACGCCGTGGGAGGCAAGGTCGCGCCTGGCGAAGATCCCTGGGCGGCGTGCGTCCGCGAGGTTTTCGAGGAGACCGGCATGCGGATCGCCCGACCGCGGCTGCGCGCGGTGGAGTTCGTGTCGGTCCGCCCCGCCAGCCTCCTGTGGGTGCTGTTGGTGTTTGTTGCCGTCGCCCCGCCGGGGGAGCCTGTGGCGTCGGATGAGGGCGAACTCCACTGGGTGCAGGTCGACGCCGTCCCGACCCTGCCGGTGCCGGTGGATCTCGGGCTGCTGTGGCCCATCCTGTGGGATAGGGATCAGGTCATGACAGTCCGGGTGGACCTGGAGGGCGAAGACGCCTCCACCATGACCCGCATGGCGATCCTGGGCCCCGCCGACCGCGCGCGCCCCCTGTACCCGCCGTAG
- a CDS encoding putative monovalent cation/H+ antiporter subunit A — protein sequence MVAAVLSGYVLAAAAPALSRRAGRSAGWLLALLPLGLALYFGSQLLIVGEYGPRVSGLSWVPALDVAFSFKLDGLSLLFALLITGIGSLIVVYSSGYLAGHPHLHRFYAFILMFMASMLGLVLADDLITLFVFWELTSLSSYLLIGFDHERPEARAAALQALLVTGLGGLALLAGILMLGSAAGGYDLSTILARKEIVRSHELIQPAMFLILAGAFAKSAQVPFHFWLPNAMEAPTPVSAFLHSATMVKAGVYLLARLNPLFAGMEGWSSSVTAIGAATMITGAILAMMQVDLKRILAYSTVSALGLLTMLLGFGTEVAAAAAMVFLLAHALYKGALFLVAGVVDHETGVREITGLTGLGRVMRTTALAAWLSALAMAGLPPFLGFIGKELAYETILHVPGGGAAWTTVTVAWSILYVAIALISGIAPFVGPRIVPANARHDGPVTLWLGPLVLGALGLAMGVAPGLLARPLVEPAAGAVAPGSADVSLALWHGVNPSLALSLVGLVGGLAIYTAQGVLRPTLGSMAKILPWGPARAYDAGLDGLNRAAVAQTRLLQSGYLRYYLLLIILAATVTGWYTLVRARVAGGPLLWDWSDARFHELVLAALIIVAATWAARSPSRLGAVAALGVTGYGVALIYFLFGAPDLAITQFLVETLTVILFVLAFYHLPRFTVLSHPAARIRDVAVALVTGGLMAVLVLAAAAAGAPRTVSAYFAQNSYLLGHGRNVVNVILVDFRALDTLGETVVLAVAGIGVYVLLKLRPEEPRP from the coding sequence ATCGTCGCGGCCGTGCTTTCCGGATACGTTCTGGCGGCGGCAGCACCCGCGCTGTCCCGACGCGCGGGTCGGTCCGCCGGTTGGCTTCTCGCCCTGCTCCCGCTCGGCTTGGCCCTGTACTTCGGCAGCCAGCTTCTGATCGTCGGTGAGTACGGGCCGCGTGTGTCGGGCCTGTCCTGGGTGCCGGCGCTCGACGTCGCGTTCTCGTTCAAGCTCGACGGACTGAGCCTGCTCTTCGCCCTGCTCATCACCGGCATCGGCAGCCTCATCGTGGTGTATTCGAGCGGATACCTGGCGGGGCACCCGCATCTTCACCGATTCTATGCCTTCATCCTGATGTTCATGGCGTCGATGCTGGGCCTCGTGCTGGCCGACGACCTCATCACCTTGTTCGTCTTCTGGGAACTGACGAGCCTGAGTTCGTACCTTCTGATCGGCTTCGACCATGAGCGACCGGAGGCGCGGGCCGCGGCGCTGCAGGCCCTGCTCGTCACGGGCCTGGGAGGCCTGGCCCTGCTGGCCGGCATCCTCATGCTCGGATCGGCCGCGGGCGGCTACGATCTGTCTACCATCCTGGCGCGAAAGGAGATTGTCCGTAGCCATGAGTTGATTCAGCCGGCGATGTTCCTCATCCTGGCCGGCGCATTCGCCAAGTCCGCCCAGGTCCCGTTTCACTTCTGGTTACCCAATGCGATGGAGGCGCCCACGCCGGTCAGCGCTTTCCTTCACTCGGCGACGATGGTCAAGGCGGGCGTCTACCTGCTGGCCCGGCTCAACCCGCTGTTCGCCGGCATGGAAGGGTGGTCGTCCTCGGTGACGGCGATCGGCGCGGCCACGATGATCACCGGCGCGATCCTGGCCATGATGCAGGTCGACCTGAAGCGGATCCTGGCCTACTCCACCGTGAGCGCGCTGGGTCTGCTCACGATGCTGCTCGGCTTCGGCACGGAGGTCGCGGCGGCGGCGGCCATGGTATTCCTGCTGGCCCACGCATTGTACAAGGGTGCCCTGTTCCTCGTCGCCGGAGTCGTGGATCACGAGACCGGTGTCCGCGAGATCACCGGGCTGACGGGGCTCGGCCGGGTCATGCGCACGACAGCGCTCGCCGCTTGGCTCTCTGCGCTGGCCATGGCGGGTCTCCCGCCGTTTCTGGGTTTCATCGGGAAGGAACTGGCCTATGAAACGATCCTGCACGTCCCGGGCGGGGGCGCGGCGTGGACGACGGTGACCGTCGCCTGGAGCATCCTCTACGTGGCCATCGCCCTGATCTCCGGCATCGCGCCGTTTGTCGGCCCCCGGATCGTCCCCGCAAACGCCAGGCACGACGGTCCCGTGACCCTGTGGCTGGGTCCGCTGGTGCTCGGCGCGCTTGGTCTGGCCATGGGTGTTGCGCCCGGTCTCCTGGCGCGGCCGTTGGTCGAACCGGCCGCCGGAGCAGTGGCGCCGGGGTCGGCGGATGTTTCACTGGCGCTCTGGCACGGCGTCAACCCCAGTCTGGCCCTCAGCCTCGTGGGTCTTGTCGGCGGGCTTGCGATCTACACCGCGCAGGGCGTGTTGCGGCCGACCCTGGGGAGCATGGCGAAGATCCTGCCTTGGGGACCGGCGCGGGCGTATGATGCCGGTCTGGACGGCCTCAACCGGGCGGCAGTGGCCCAGACCCGCCTGCTGCAAAGCGGCTACCTCCGCTACTATCTGCTGCTGATCATTCTTGCCGCCACAGTCACCGGGTGGTACACACTGGTCCGGGCCCGTGTGGCAGGCGGCCCGCTGCTGTGGGACTGGAGCGATGCGCGATTCCATGAGCTGGTGCTGGCCGCGCTGATCATCGTGGCCGCCACCTGGGCCGCGCGGTCCCCATCCCGCCTGGGGGCCGTGGCAGCGTTGGGGGTCACCGGGTACGGCGTGGCGCTGATCTACTTCCTCTTCGGGGCGCCCGATCTGGCCATCACGCAGTTCCTGGTGGAAACGCTGACCGTGATCCTGTTCGTTTTGGCCTTCTACCACCTTCCCCGCTTCACGGTGCTTTCGCATCCTGCGGCGCGGATAAGGGACGTGGCGGTGGCCCTGGTTACAGGAGGGCTGATGGCGGTCCTGGTCCTGGCGGCCGCGGCGGCCGGCGCGCCCCGCACCGTTTCCGCGTACTTCGCCCAGAACAGCTACCTGCTGGGCCACGGCCGGAACGTCGTGAATGTCATCTTGGTGGACTTCCGCGCGCTGGACACCCTGGGGGAGACCGTCGTGCTGGCCGTGGCCGGCATCGGTGTGTATGTGCTGCTCAAGCTGCGACCGGAGGAGCCGCGGCCATGA
- a CDS encoding aminodeoxychorismate/anthranilate synthase component II codes for MIVVVDNYDSFAYNLVQSLGDLAGEVAVFRNDQTTPGEILSLRPQAVVISPGPCTPAEAGISTAVVTALAGRIPILGVCLGHQCIGAAFGGRVVRAASPVHGKASPVRHDGRTIYAGLPDPLVAGRYHSLVVERDSLPPELEVSAWLEDGTVMGVRHRHALVEGVQFHPESVLTASGRDLLANFLALAGVPLKGRGAGSGEPAAARGG; via the coding sequence ATGATCGTCGTCGTCGACAACTACGACTCCTTCGCCTACAACCTGGTCCAGTCCCTGGGCGATCTGGCCGGGGAGGTGGCCGTCTTCCGCAACGACCAGACCACGCCCGGCGAGATCCTGTCCCTCCGCCCGCAGGCGGTGGTGATCTCCCCGGGGCCCTGCACGCCTGCCGAGGCCGGGATCTCCACCGCCGTGGTCACCGCCCTGGCCGGCCGGATTCCCATCCTGGGGGTATGCCTGGGGCACCAGTGCATCGGGGCCGCCTTCGGCGGGCGGGTGGTCCGGGCAGCGTCGCCGGTGCACGGCAAGGCGTCGCCGGTGCGCCACGACGGGAGGACGATCTACGCGGGCCTGCCGGATCCCCTGGTGGCCGGCCGCTACCACTCGCTGGTGGTGGAGCGCGACTCCCTGCCCCCCGAGCTGGAGGTGTCCGCCTGGCTGGAGGACGGGACGGTGATGGGAGTCCGCCACCGCCACGCCCTGGTGGAAGGCGTGCAGTTCCACCCCGAGTCGGTCCTGACGGCCTCCGGCCGGGATCTGCTGGCCAACTTCCTGGCGCTGGCGGGAGTGCCGCTTAAGGGCCGGGGGGCGGGGAGCGGGGAACCGGCGGCGGCGCGGGGGGGATGA
- the trpC gene encoding indole-3-glycerol phosphate synthase TrpC produces MVLDEMVAYKRDEVARRKAAGTAVGGPVGRPGRFREAVAAPGLVVIAEIKAASPSAGVIRRQVDPVDLARALEGAGAGALSVLTDARYFGGSWEALAAVCRATRLPVLCKEIVVDPVQIDDAAAAGAAAVLLMASVLDADRLRAYRDHARRRGLDALIEVHTAGEVAAALAAGADLVGINNRDLRTLEVDLETTVRLRPLIPRGILVVGESGLQTREQVERMERAGVDAVLVGTALMASPDPAKTLRALRGAP; encoded by the coding sequence GTGGTCCTGGACGAGATGGTGGCCTACAAGCGGGACGAGGTGGCCCGCCGCAAGGCCGCGGGCACGGCCGTCGGGGGGCCGGTCGGCCGGCCGGGCCGGTTCCGCGAGGCTGTGGCCGCCCCGGGACTGGTGGTCATCGCCGAGATCAAGGCGGCCTCGCCGTCGGCGGGGGTGATCCGCCGACAGGTGGACCCGGTGGACCTGGCCCGGGCGCTGGAAGGGGCCGGCGCCGGCGCCCTGTCGGTGCTGACCGACGCCCGCTACTTTGGCGGGTCGTGGGAGGCCCTGGCGGCCGTGTGCCGGGCCACGCGCCTGCCGGTCCTGTGCAAGGAGATCGTCGTCGACCCGGTGCAGATCGACGACGCGGCGGCGGCCGGGGCCGCGGCGGTGCTGCTCATGGCGTCGGTGCTGGACGCCGACCGGCTGCGCGCGTACCGGGACCACGCCCGCCGCCGGGGGCTGGACGCCCTGATCGAGGTGCACACCGCCGGGGAGGTGGCCGCCGCCCTGGCTGCCGGGGCCGACCTGGTGGGGATCAACAACCGCGACCTGCGCACCCTGGAGGTGGACCTGGAGACCACGGTGCGGCTGCGGCCGCTGATCCCCCGGGGTATCCTGGTGGTCGGCGAAAGCGGCCTGCAGACCCGGGAGCAGGTGGAGCGGATGGAGAGGGCGGGCGTGGACGCCGTCCTGGTGGGAACGGCGCTCATGGCCAGCCCGGATCCGGCGAAGACGCTGCGGGCGTTGCGAGGTGCGCCATGA